One genomic window of Punica granatum isolate Tunisia-2019 chromosome 1, ASM765513v2, whole genome shotgun sequence includes the following:
- the LOC116202898 gene encoding uncharacterized protein LOC116202898, translating into MGLYCGGFVLQNHYGGRVRGFSRSLGVCTSLLAECWALRNIGIQSLIVELDAKVIVDLVLSNECNNLPLMPIILDCRRLIQHFANFRMEHNQKEAKMVADSLAKLARIFCI; encoded by the coding sequence ATGGGTCTGTACTGTGGGGGGTTTGTCCTTCAGAACCATTACGGAGGCCGGGTCAGAGGTTTTAGCCGATCACTTGGAGTCTGCACCAGCCTCCTTGCTGAATGCTGGGCTCTTCGCAATATAGGCATCCAATCTCTAATTGTAGAATTGGATGCCAAGGTGATCGTTGATCTAGTTCTGAGCAATGAGTGCAATAATCTACCACTAATGCCTATCATTCTTGATTGCAGGAGACTCATACAGCACTTCGCCAATTTTAGGATGGAGCACAACCAGAAAGAGGCCAAAATGGTAGCAGACAGCTTAGCAAAGCTGGCTAGGATCTTTTGCATCTAG
- the LOC116209463 gene encoding peamaclein, producing MKFTAMVLLCALFLSSSFFESTMAGSSFCDSKCAVRCSKAGVQDRCLKYCGICCEKCNCVPSGTYGNKDECPCYRDMKNSKGKPKCP from the exons atgaagttcACAGCTATGGTGCTGCTATGTGCTCTTTTCCTCAGCTCCTCTTTCTTTGAGTCCACCATGGCCGGTTCAA GCTTCTGCGACTCGAAATGTGCGGTGAGGTGCTCGAAGGCGGGAGTGCAGGATAGGTGCCTCAAGTATTGCGGCATCTGCTGCGAGAAGTGCAATTGCGTTCCCTCAGGCACGTACGGCAACAAGGACGAGTGCCCTTGCTACCGTGACATGAAGAATTCCAAGGGCAAGCCCAAGTGCCCCTAA
- the LOC116209849 gene encoding uncharacterized protein LOC116209849: MKTTATSITNTPPLSKLASAPKNFNHQTTDHCTSPWCFLCTIEEPNPLLRRAKLIRCFKDIPLRHDLDHVLALSSMWHMAMNQPDDPELPSLGIFTCMARLIHKGVTDKEWLLRDHNIYIPYYAAHIVGTYTMSRAKLAEMAIRSGVVPPLIELLRGRISWVEQRVAVRALGHLASYDAIFESLAVYEGEIIRLAMELARTCLRVVYSSFVGVSESKRLKYLCDLLTRGVGGLETENRKAEEWASQTQCWSLYLLNCFASKERALDLICKQQFLAELSSMWGGLVNHSSPAGVGTIRILCYSKLGRDRVAECQKVVECLCNLSRSSDDWQYVGIDCLLLLLKDVDTRFRVFDRAVPCLVDLAELRGRLGNRSNLGEAITKTLLVSHPRSTEIKLPSQFKYTSCKATQRALEELWDMKVERRNKERRSLASQERIEERRVLVGLIRQRGSHLFWLGKVEKAIEKYSEALDKCPLGLRKQRMKLYSNRGQCHLVLGDHDGAIRDTTRALCLSDPPNSHGKSLWRRSQAYDMKGMAKESLMDCVMFINIGSLDKGGKRTKIPYCVARMISKQMEASSLFSRTCELEQNDRHRIHGQMSLGSCSRAS; this comes from the coding sequence ATGAAGACCACTGCTACCAGTATTACAAACACTCCTCCGCTTTCAAAACTTGCAAGTGCTCCTAAGAACTTCAATCACCAGACTACAGATCACTGTACAAGCCCGTGGTGCTTCCTTTGCACGATCGAAGAACCGAACCCATTGCTCAGAAGAGCTAAGCTCATAAGATGCTTCAAGGATATCCCTCTGCGGCACGACCTAGATCACGTCCTCGCACTGAGTAGCATGTGGCACATGGCCATGAACCAGCCAGACGATCCCGAGCTCCCTTCTCTCGGCATCTTCACTTGCATGGCGAGACTGATCCACAAAGGCGTCACCGACAAGGAATGGCTCTTGAGGGACCACAACATTTACATTCCATACTACGCGGCTCACATAGTGGGGACTTACACGATGAGTAGGGCCAAGTTGGCGGAGATGGCCATTCGTTCGGGTGTAGTCCCCCCCTTGATCGAGCTCTTGAGAGGGAGGATCAGCTGGGTGGAGCAGCGGGTGGCAGTCCGAGCACTGGGTCACTTGGCGAGCTATGACGCGATTTTTGAGTCCTTAGCCGTGTACGAGGGAGAAATCATCAGATTGGCCATGGAGTTAGCTAGGACTTGCCTTAGGGTTGTGTACAGTAGCTTTGTTGGTGTGAGTGAGAGTAAAAGGTTAAAGTACCTCTGTGACTTGTTGACTAGAGGAGTGGGTGGGTTAGAGACGGAGAACAGGAAGGCTGAGGAATGGGCTAGTCAAACTCAATGTTGGTCTCTCTACCTCCTTAATTGCTTTGCCTCCAAGGAAAGGGCTTTGGACCTCATCTGCAAACAACAGTTCTTGGCCGAGTTGTCTAGCATGTGGGGCGGGTTGGTCAATCACTCGTCCCCTGCGGGTGTCGGTACAATCAGAATCTTATGCTATAGCAAGCTCGGGAGGGACAGGGTCGCGGAATGCCAGAAGGTCGTGGAGTGCCTGTGCAACCTATCGAGGTCCTCCGACGACTGGCAGTACGTGGGCATCGACTGCCTCCTCTTGCTCCTCAAGGATGTGGACACGAGGTTTAGAGTTTTCGACAGGGCTGTGCCGTGTCTGGTGGACCTGGCTGAGCTGAGGGGGCGACTTGGGAACAGGTCTAACTTGGGAGAGGCAATAACGAAGACCCTCCTAGTGAGCCACCCGAGGAGTACGGAAATCAAGCTACCGTCCCAGTTCAAGTACACCAGCTGCAAAGCCACCCAAAGGGCACTTGAGGAGCTTTGGGACATGAAAGTGGAGAGGAGGAACAAAGAGAGGAGGAGCCTTGCGTCCCAAGAAAGGATTGAGGAGAGGAGGGTTTTGGTAGGTTTGATAAGGCAACGAGGGAGCCATCTCTTTTGGCTAGGGAAAGTGGAGAAGGCCATTGAAAAGTACAGTGAGGCACTAGACAAGTGCCCATTAGGGTTGAGGAAGCAGAGAATGAAGCTTTACAGCAATAGAGGGCAGTGCCATCTGGTCCTTGGGGACCATGATGGTGCAATCCGGGACACAACCAGGGCACTTTGCCTGTCTGACCCGCCCAATTCGCACGGGAAGAGCCTGTGGAGAAGATCGCAGGCCTACGATATGAAAGGCATGGCCAAGGAGAGCTTGATGGACTGTGTGATGTTCATCAACATAGGATCCTTGGACAAGGGAGGCAAGCGCACAAAGATACCATACTGCGTTGCGCGTATGATCAGCAAGCAGATGGAGGCCTCATCTCTGTTTTCTAGGACCTGCGAATTAGAACAGAACGATCGGCATCGAATCCACGGCCAAATGAGCTTGGGATCGTGCTCTCGGGCCTCATAA
- the LOC116192631 gene encoding uncharacterized protein LOC116192631, producing the protein MERKQGFFSALKDEVVRGLSPGRSRSRTKSPARSSSPMSGLLRRSNRGRHNPKLDPQMVSRSGVLMRPPAEALSPLKEGPDPEEADGGDSRGEGRWGHWMKGQKLSRTPSVSSSSSASSSSYSKRSDLRLLLGVLGAPLAPVHVTSGDPLPHLSIKNTPIESSSAQYILQQYTAASGGQKLQNSIHNAYAMGKVRMIASEFETANKVVKNKNSSKAAESGGFVLWQMSPDMWYVELALGGSKVHAGCNGKLVWRHTPWLGPHAAKGPVRPLRRALQGLDPRTTASMFATARCIGEKMINGEDCFILKLCADPTTLKARSEGPAEIIRHVLFGYFSQKTGLLIHLEDSHLTRIQNNGGDVVYWETTINSFLDDYKPVEGIMIAHSGRSVVTLFRFGETSMSHTKTRMEEAWAIEEVAFNVPGLSGDCFIPPAELRFSSVGEACELGEGPRVKTSAVASIASYRAKVASLERSQDRRGNDVIWRADVQERRRGPTDPSL; encoded by the exons ATGGAGAGAAAGCAGGGCTTCTTCTCCGCCCTCAAGGACGAGGTGGTCCGGGGCCTGTCCCCCGGCCGCTCCAGGTCCCGTACCAAGAGCCCCGCCCGCAGCTCCTCCCCCATGTCCGGTCTCCTCCGCCGCAGCAACAGGGGCCGCCACAACCCCAAGCTGGACCCCCAGATGGTCTCGAGATCGGGGGTCCTGATGAGGCCACCCGCGGAGGCCCTTTCGCCGCTGAAGGAGGGCCCGGATCCCGAGGAGGCGGACGGCGGGGACTCCAGGGGGGAAGGCAGGTGGGGACACTGGATGAAGGGCCAGAAGCTGTCGAGGACCCCCTCtgtctcttcctcctcctccgcctcgTCTTCCTCGTACAGTAAGCGGTCGGATCTAAGGTTGCTGCTTGGTGTCTTGGGTGCGCCCCTCGCCCCTGTTCATGTCACCTCCGGCGACCCTCTGCCTCACCTCAGCATAAAGAACACTCCCATT GAATCTTCATCTGCACAGTACATACTGCAGCAGTACACCGCCGCATCGGGCGGGCAGAAGCTGCAGAACTCCATCCACAACGCCTACGCCATGGGGAAGGTGAGGATGATTGCATCCGAGTTTGAGACAGCAAATAAGGTTGTTAAGAACAAGAACTCATCCAAGGCAGCAGAGTCAGGCGGGTTCGTGCTGTGGCAGATGAGCCCTGACATGTGGTATGTGGAGCTCGCCCTTGGAGGTAGCAAGGTTCATGCAGGTTGCAATGGGAAGCTCGTGTGGAGACATACTCCATGGTTGGGGCCTCACGCTGCTAAGGGGCCCGTCAGACCACTACGCCGTGCACTCCAG GGTCTCGACCCAAGAACTACAGCGAGCATGTTTGCAACTGCGAGGTGCATTGGCGAGAAGATGATCAATGGAGAGGATTgcttcatcctcaagttgtgcGCTGATCCCACTACACTGAAGGCGAGGAGTGAGGGCCCTGCAGAGATAATACGGCATGTTCTCTTTGGGTACTTCAGCCAGAAGACAGGCCTCCTTATCCATCTGGAGGACTCACATTTGACCCGTATCCAGAATAATGGGGGTGATGTGGTCTACTGGGAGACGACAATCAATTCCTTCCTTGATGATTACAAGCCTGTGGAGGGGATCATGATTGCTCACTCAGGCCGCTCAGTGGTTACCCTTTTCCGTTTTGGGGAGACCTCGATGAGCCATACAAAGACCCGAATGGAGGAGGCTTGGGCAATTGAGGAGGTGGCATTTAACGTCCCTGGGCTTTCAGGGGACTGTTTTATTCCTCCTGCGGAACTAAGGTTCTCCTCGGTTGGTGAAGCCTGTGAGCTTGGAGAGGGTCCAAGGGTGAAAACTAGTGCTGTGGCATCCATTGCTTCTTACCGGGCAAAAGTTGCTTCCCTTGAGAGATCTCAAGATAGGAGGGGAAATGATGTCATTTGGCGGGCTGATGTTCAGGAGAGGAGGCGGGGCCCCACGGATCCTTCCTTGTAG